Part of the Natronobacterium gregoryi SP2 genome, AGGCTACTCGCCCGTCTCGAGTTCGTCGAGACAGTCCGCGACCGGCGCGAGCAACTCGTCGGCGATCGAGTACGGGCTAGTCTCGCCAGTTCGGACGTTCTCTGCGAGGTCGTCGATCCCACCGGCCGCCGCGAGTTCGTCCTCGAGCAGATCGTGGACGTCTTCCCGCAGGAGAGTCCTGATCTCCTCGGCGTATCGCTTTCGAGCCATCTCCGCGCGGGTGCCGGAATCGATGAGGTAGGACTGGTGAGTCTCGAGTTCGCCGATGAACTCCTCGACGCCCTCGGCGCGTGTGGCGACGGTTTCGACGATCGGTGGGACCCACTCGTCGGCGTCGGCGTCGGCGTCGGCGTCTTCTGCCCACTCGGCGTGAGCGTCGTCGTGGTCGTCCATCGTCGCTAGTGCGTCGGCACCGTGGTGGCCGCCACCGCCGGCCATGCTGACACCGTCGCCGGCTCCCATGGCGACCATGTCCTGGAGTTCGTGGACGGTCCGGTCAGCACCGTCGCGGTCAGCCTTGTTGACGACGAAGACGTCGGCGATCTCTAAGATGCCGGCTTTCAGCGTCTGGACGTCGTCGCCCGACCCCGGCGGGACGAGGACGGCGACGGTGTCGGCGGTTCGGACGATGTCGATCTCGTTCTGTCCGGCACCGACGGTCTCGATGATTATCTTGTCCTTGCCGAACGCGTCCATCGCTTTCACGGCGTCCGTCGTCGCCGTCGAGAGCCCACCCAGCGTTCCGCGGGCACTCATCGAACGAACGAAGACGTCCATGTCGCCGATCGTCGACCCCATTCGGATGCGGTCGCCCAGGACGGCACCACCGGAAAACGGCGAAGACGGGTCGATCGCGATGATGCCGACCGTCTCGTCGCGTTCGCGGTAGGTTTCTGCGAGTTTGTCGACGAGCGTCGACTTCCCTGCCCCGGGGCTGCCCGTGATTCCGATTACGTCCGCCTCGCCGGTGTGTGCGTACAGCTCCGAGACGAGGTCGCGGTACCCCGGTGCCCGGTCCTCGATCTTCGAGATAACTCGGGCCAGTGCGCGGTGTTTCCCCTCGAGGAGGTCCTCGAGCAGTCGTTCGTCGTCGGCGTTCATCGATCGGGTGCGTTTTCGCGGACGAATTCGACGGTTTCCTCGATCGACGTTCCGGGACCGAAGATGGCCGCGACGCCGTCTTCTTTGAGCCCGGGTCGATCCTCCTCGGGGATGACTCCACCGACGAGGACGAGGGTGTCGTCGGCGGCGTCGTACTCCCGGAGGCCGTCCATGACTTTCGGGACGAGCGTATCGTGAGCACCCGAGAGAATGGAGATGCCGAGGACGTCGACGTCTTCCTGGACTGCTGCCTGGACGATGTCTTCCGGGGCTTTGTGGAGGCCGGAGTAGATCACTTCGAAGCCGGCGTCGCGGAACGCACGCGAGATAACGTGTGCACCACGGTCGTGACCGTCGAGTCCGACTTTGGCGACGAGACACCGGATCGACTGCCCTTCCTGTTCGCTACTCATACACATCCTTTCCCGGGCCGTATGTTTGACTTTAACGGAAGGTGTTGAACGTTGTAGCGACGAAGTGCGGACGAAACTATCGTAGTACGAGTAAACGACGGTATCCGTTCACAGTCTGTGAGGGTCTTCGAAGTCGTCACTATTCCGAACCAAAGGCTAAAGAGCGAAACTACCGAACAATCTGCCAATGACTATCGTTCGTCTACTGCGGAGGGATCTCTCGTGGGCGTCGAGATAAAAGAAAACAGGGTGTCCGACGCGGAGTTCGAGGAGATGAAGCAGTTCGTCTTCGAGTATCTCGCTGCAAGCGTCGAGAAAGAAGAGGAAGGCGGCCGTATGCGCTGGTACCCCTGGCACTCCGCCGAGTACCGGCACAACCACATCCTCAACGTGGTCGAACTCTCCGAAGAGATCGCCCGGAAAGAAGGCGCTGACGTCGACGTCACACGCGTCGCCGCTCTCTTTCACGACGTCGCAAAACTCGAGACCGACCAAGAACTCCACGCCGAGGCAGGGGCTCGCGTCGCTCGCGAGTATCTCGAGTCGCGTTCGGACTACCCCGAATCGTTCATCAAACAGGTCTGTCGCGCCATCGAGCACCACTCCTACCAGGGTGATCTAACCGATCTGGCACTCGAGACCCAGTGTCTCATCGAGGCCGACCTCCTCGATAAGGTCGGAGCCAACGGCACCGCGCTCATGCTGTTGCGGATGGGCTACGAGGCACGAACACACATGGAC contains:
- a CDS encoding HD domain-containing protein, whose product is MGVEIKENRVSDAEFEEMKQFVFEYLAASVEKEEEGGRMRWYPWHSAEYRHNHILNVVELSEEIARKEGADVDVTRVAALFHDVAKLETDQELHAEAGARVAREYLESRSDYPESFIKQVCRAIEHHSYQGDLTDLALETQCLIEADLLDKVGANGTALMLLRMGYEARTHMDADEMVDRVLERGYDAASRVQSGTAEGIAHQRLKRVKWFSEWLEDEIAALGDE
- the meaB gene encoding methylmalonyl Co-A mutase-associated GTPase MeaB yields the protein MNADDERLLEDLLEGKHRALARVISKIEDRAPGYRDLVSELYAHTGEADVIGITGSPGAGKSTLVDKLAETYRERDETVGIIAIDPSSPFSGGAVLGDRIRMGSTIGDMDVFVRSMSARGTLGGLSTATTDAVKAMDAFGKDKIIIETVGAGQNEIDIVRTADTVAVLVPPGSGDDVQTLKAGILEIADVFVVNKADRDGADRTVHELQDMVAMGAGDGVSMAGGGGHHGADALATMDDHDDAHAEWAEDADADADADEWVPPIVETVATRAEGVEEFIGELETHQSYLIDSGTRAEMARKRYAEEIRTLLREDVHDLLEDELAAAGGIDDLAENVRTGETSPYSIADELLAPVADCLDELETGE
- a CDS encoding cobalamin B12-binding domain-containing protein, which gives rise to MSSEQEGQSIRCLVAKVGLDGHDRGAHVISRAFRDAGFEVIYSGLHKAPEDIVQAAVQEDVDVLGISILSGAHDTLVPKVMDGLREYDAADDTLVLVGGVIPEEDRPGLKEDGVAAIFGPGTSIEETVEFVRENAPDR